The Thermoproteota archaeon genome segment CCTCTATTATCCTCCTAGCCAGAAAGCCGAGCCTAGGGAGGCCCTCTATCTCGTCCTCCTCCGCCACGGGGTACCTCTCCACTACTCCCTGAATGGCTTCGGGCGGTGATATGTAGGGAGCGAGACCCTCTCTGCTCACCAAGGCGTCGATCATCTCACCCAAGAGCTCCAAAACCCTACGCTCGCTCTCAGGGAGTTTCAGATCTCTCAGCAAGTACAGGGTGGTCTTCACGCTCTTCGCCGCCGGTAGATCTCTGAGGAATATAGCGTACATGGCCATTGCCGCTATCGCATCCACCAAGTACTTCACATCCCTCTCGGAGGACAGATTATCCTCGAACCTCTCCCTCATCTTGAGCGGGTCCAGACCGGTCTCGATCACCCCTCTGATGAGCTCCCGGTCGAACTTGGTGACTTGGAGGAGGGTATTTACGTCGAATGCCCCTCTCTTTGCAGCTCCTTCCCTGAATCTGGGTTCTATCCACTTCCACTCCAAGATGTCGATGTCGTCCCCCGATGTCTCCAAACAGGTCACTGATGGGGCATAAGGGCAGGGCCTGACCCTTCCCCTCACCTTCACCCTGTCGTCGGGGAGAAAGTACTTAGGCGAGGAGGGTAAGATCACAGTGAGCTGCCCCGTACCGTCCTCCAAGGAGAACCTCTCGTAGACTATGTCTCCAAGCGAGAAGGATGGGAGTATCTCGGTTATAGTTCCCTCGAGCTCAACCACGCTCCCGATGGGTACATCTCCCTTCAGTACATCGCCTACCTTCATGAGAATCCCGAGAATGAGGGAGGGGAATAATGATAATCCTTCCCACGAGGGTCCATGCGGGAAATTCTTTAACTCTCACTGACAAGCGCCTCGATCGATACTCTGCTGCTGTTGAGCGAGTTTCCACCCGCTATGATCTGCTTTTCGTCCTGTAAGAGATCGTTGACCGTGCCCTTGATGAATTTAGCTGATCTCCTAGCCCATAATACTCCGCTAGGGAGGGAATTCGTCGACCTCGACCGTTGAGATAGCTTCTGACCATGGAGAGCGAATGAGGACCAGATCCCCTGATTTCAGTCCCAGTTTGTCAGCATCTTCAGAACTGATGTGAATGCGATCCCTCACCGGGAGATCCCAAGGCATGGCATCCTGCGAGGATGTCCTCTCCGGAACCGAACTAGTGATGAGGACGTATGGGTAGTCGGGATTGACCTCCTCCCACTCTAAGACTGGAAGGGGAGAATAACCAAGCCTCCCGCTGTACTGCTGTAGAATTCTATCCTGCCGGAGGGGGTTTGGTACTCGCGCTTCGGCAGGTATTCCAGCCTCACATAACCCCTTCCCATCACCTCCTCAACGGGTACCCTGAGCATCCTACTTCCCCTCACAGCCCCTTCGAACGCTCGGATGGGGTCCTCCTTGAGTTCAGGCGCCTCCATCCCCAGCTTCCCGGCTAGTTTCTGGACGACCCACCAGTTAGGCCTGCTCTCCCCGAGTGGCTCCCAGGCCTTGGGGGAGTAGGCCAGATAGGGGTGCCACCAACTGGCGACGAAATCCTCCTGCTCGAACATCCCGGTAGCCGGGAGCACTACATCAGCCAGCTCCGCCGTTTCGGTCCACATCACATCGTGAACAACGGAGAATAGGTCCCCCCTCCTCATGCCCTCCCGGAAGAGGTCTGACCTAGGTAGGGTAACTGCGGGATTTGAGTTGTAGATGTAGAGGAACTTGAAGCGACCTGAGGAGAGCATGGAGGGAACGTCCAGCATGTTGACCCTTCTGTCCTCCCCTAGATGCCTGCCCTGCAGGTAAGCGGTGTCGAAGTCCCGAGAGGAGTTGCAGAAGAAGAAACCCCTGTGAACCCCCACCAGCGCTGGTATTAAAGAAATGACGCGGACGACTTCGGCCCCATGCTTTGTCTTCTGCATTCCTACACCGATATACGTGACGCTGGGCTTCAGCCCACCGTATTCTTCTGCCAGTTCCCTTACCGTCCCCTTGGGAACTCCGGTAACCTTCTCCACTAGCTCGGGAGTGTACTTGGAGATATGTTGCGCGTACTCCTCGAAGCCCACCGTGTATTTCGATATGAAGGCTTCGTCCACACCAATCTCATTTATCAGGTACCAAGAGATGCCCGCGGCTAGTAAGGAATCAGTTCCCGGTTTTATCCTGACGTAATTCCCCAGCAAGGATGTTCTCGTCCTTCTAGGATCGATCACCCAGATGGGTACTCCCCCGACCTTCAGATCCACCAAGATCCAATAGGCGTGTATGCTGGACGAGGCCGGGTTTGCACCCCACACCACGACCATTTTGGCCCTCTCAAGGTCTTCCGGGAAGGCCCCGTAGCGCATCCCGTAGTGAAGCTCCAGCGCGAGTTCACCAGCCTCGTCGCAGATCGTGTACTGCACCCGGTAGGCGTTGAGGGCGTAGGCAAGCCTGAGCGGATAGTTGAAGTTCATCAGTCCAGTGTTGCCGGAGTAGTTGAATATGAGGATATCCTGTGGGCCGTATTCCCTCATTACCTCCTTAAGCTTGGAGGCGATTACGTCTAGGGCCTGATCCCAGCTCACCCTTCTGAACCCGTTTTCGGTCCTGATATGTGGGTAGAGGACCCTCCTTCTGCTGGAATAGTAGTGAGGGAAGTTCAGGGCCTTTGGACATGCGAATCCCTTGGTGACCGGGTGATCGGGATCACCGCGCACCGAGGCCTCAGGACCTTCACCCTCCAAGATTAGGACGCAACCATCGAGGCAATCTCTCTGACAAGCGACTTTCATCTGAGTTGGGAGGTTCCGGCAAGACTTAAGCGTTCACCTCGGGGAGAGGGCCTCCATTATCTCCTCCATCAGCCTCTTAGCTTCCATTACCGTCCATTCCGCCTCGTCCTTCGAGAAGAGATATGGCTTGTGGTCAGCGATCTTCCTCCTCATGAAGAGCTTGAGATACCTCTCCTTTATATCTCGAGCTCTTTCCTCCCCTATCCTCTCCTCCAACCGCCTTTGAAGGGCATTAGCTATCTTGTCGTCCTTCGACGTCTTCAAACCCCCTATCAGATGCTCGACCAGTAGCCTAGTGGCAAAATAAGATGCAGAGACCGCCTTATTGTAGGAACCGTGCTCCAAGTCCTTCTCCGCCTCCTCTATAAGGACCCTAGACTTGATCAACTTGGACATCCCTACCACCGGTCTGGAGGAAGGCCTCCACCTCGTCCTCCTCGTCTGAGCTGGCGACCAGGGGGTTTATCCTCTCATCGATGCGCGAGGCTATCTCTATGACGGCATCCACATCGCCCAAGTCGTACCTGTCGAGGACCACGAGGACGTTGGAGTCGTGGACCTCCTGATCGGGGCTGGGAAGGGCTATAACCCTGAGGAGCCTCCTGCCGAAGTGGGACCTGAGCTCTTGGGAGAACTTTATCACCGAATCCAACCACGACTCCGAGGCGGAGGCCTCGACGACTATCGGGAGCATCAGTGAGTAGACCCTTCCCGGCTAATAAAGTTGGAGATGCTACTTGATGGTCTGTAAGGTCCATCAATCCCGATCGTCCCCATGGCTAAACGCGGGGGGTAGCTGTTGTAGTCATACATCCCTGAGGGTCATATCGTCCCCGAGCGTTCAGGCATGCGGATCTTTTGAGAGAGTTCTACGTATAATTGGGGTTCTAGGGATTGAGAGGAAGTTAATTGGGCGTGAGGTGGTTAAAGAATCCCTGAGGAGGTAACTGAGGCCCTGAATGCTCCTCTTAGCAGGTCTCGAAATCCCTAGTCTTCTTTGAGAGGGTAACCTCATATTCGTCATCACCCCGGGGATAGGAAGGTGTGTTTTAGAGGGGGGTTGAAATCCGTTCTGGGCCGAGGAGACCGAGGTTGGCGAGGCGTGATGAGATCCTCCCCGTCCTAGGATATAAGCCTAGAGGAACCTCCCTGTCCTTTCATGGGATCATGACTTGCTACATCGGCAGGTCCTCACTCCCCGAGTGGTGGTGCCGTTGGCAGCATCACTTGGAGGTGAGTTAAATCCGCGAGATCTTCCGCGAGATCTGTGAGGATAGACTGAGAACCATTCTGATCTCTCACTAATGGGATCTACCGTCCGCGCAGGCTATGGACGGGATGTCTGGTTCACACCCTCAAAATGTTAGCGAGTCGCACTCAAGGACCTGAGGAGTTCCTTGAAGTCTAGATGCATCTTGAGGGCCCTATCCATAGCCTCCGACCTTATCTTCTCATCTTTCGAGAACAAGAGCCTTCCCCCAGTGAAGACATGGTATTGAAAGGAAACAGGGGCTTCATTCAGCACATGAAGATCTACCGGGAACTCCTTAGAGAGTTCAGCTGAGACCTCCACCGTGTAGTGGAATGCTTCTACTTTACCTCCCTTGATCCAGATCGCAACATCCACGTCTCTGAATCTACCCTTAAGGAAGCTTCCGTGGACATAGGCGAACACTATATCCTCGTAAGCCTCTAACTTAGCCCTGAGATCTTCAATCAGCTTCCTGATCTCTTCCTCATTCATTTCGTAGTACTTGAGCTCCATCTCGACACCCTCTCCGCGTATTCTTCGAAATCCTTCAAGCCTCTCTTAACGCTCTCATAAAGCAACTCATCCGAGATCTCCCAGTATAGGTGTACCAGCAGGTTTCTGAGTCTCGCTGCCGATGCGAGCTTGGAGGCCAGCCTTCCATCTATGATTCTTCCCCCTAACAATCCGAAACACTCGGAATAAGTGCTAGCAATGAGACCTAGTTCTGAGACTATGTGTAGACAGATTGATAGGGCTGATTCAACCATTTGGATCACGAGATAACGCATAGACAGCTTCTCGTATTTCGAAAGGTTATCGAACGATTTAGAGGTCAAGGTTTGCAGCTCCCTCACCGCATCCAGCATATCCTTCAGCTTCGCCCTCAAGAAGTCCTCGTTCATTCATCCATCCTCCTTTAGCAATAAATCGATATCTCGCACATATATGGGATTTAAAGATGACACAGGAAATGAGGAGATCTCGTGTCTTAGCGCTAAGCTCCCGATGAGCTGGGAGCCCATGCGCAGTATTTAAATCCTTCAAAGCGACGGTCTCGCGTGCTGGAGTTCCTGAGGCCCGATATTGGCAAGATCCTCTTGCTCTCGATCCTAGCATTCATATGCGTTGGAGGGGTAGTTCAGAGCTACGCCTTCGTTGATGATTCCGTCCCGCCACCACCATTCTATGAAGGGCTTCGTTCTTTTGACTTATGGGCTCCATTCATGCTTCTCTTTATCCCATTCCTTCCACTGCTACCCCATCTACTCCGAACTCCTCGCTCACATACCCTTCCCTTTAGGTACCTTCTTCAAACCCCTCTTGGGATGTCTATTCCTCTCCTACGTGGAATTGGTCCGTCACCCAATGGCGTGAGATGAGCTTTAAGGTAAGGAAGATCTCAATGATCCTAGCTATTCTTCCATCGATCTTCTACGTATCGGCGCCTGATCCTATATTCGCCCTATCTGGTGCCATACTCTCGTTCCTCGTCGTCTTGGTGCATTTAATCGCGTTCTACGAGCTGCCAAGGTGGCCAAAGAAAGGGCTTCCCAACTAACCACTCAGAGAACCGGTCCGATGTGAGCCGGATGCCGTCCTAATGATGCTATTTCAAGGTCATCTTCAAGAAGATCATCTTCATTATGTATATTTATTATGTATAACTGACTTATAAGGGTATGACTCTGAGAGTTACCGTAGATAGGGAGTCCTGCATAGCCTGTGGGGTCGCCCCGACTCTATGCTCTGAGGTCTTCGTGCTAGAGGGGAAGAATAGGGTGGTGGACAAGTACTCGGTTGAGCTGTCAGACGCCATCTCTGTTGGCGAGGTGCCCGATGAGTTGAAGGAGTGCGTGGAAAATGCGGCGATGTCCTGCCCT includes the following:
- a CDS encoding nucleotidyltransferase domain-containing protein, which codes for MELKYYEMNEEEIRKLIEDLRAKLEAYEDIVFAYVHGSFLKGRFRDVDVAIWIKGGKVEAFHYTVEVSAELSKEFPVDLHVLNEAPVSFQYHVFTGGRLLFSKDEKIRSEAMDRALKMHLDFKELLRSLSATR
- a CDS encoding ferredoxin, which encodes MTLRVTVDRESCIACGVAPTLCSEVFVLEGKNRVVDKYSVELSDAISVGEVPDELKECVENAAMSCPVEAIKVEEI
- a CDS encoding DUF86 domain-containing protein is translated as MNEDFLRAKLKDMLDAVRELQTLTSKSFDNLSKYEKLSMRYLVIQMVESALSICLHIVSELGLIASTYSECFGLLGGRIIDGRLASKLASAARLRNLLVHLYWEISDELLYESVKRGLKDFEEYAERVSRWSSSTTK
- a CDS encoding molybdopterin-dependent oxidoreductase, whose amino-acid sequence is MKVACQRDCLDGCVLILEGEGPEASVRGDPDHPVTKGFACPKALNFPHYYSSRRRVLYPHIRTENGFRRVSWDQALDVIASKLKEVMREYGPQDILIFNYSGNTGLMNFNYPLRLAYALNAYRVQYTICDEAGELALELHYGMRYGAFPEDLERAKMVVVWGANPASSSIHAYWILVDLKVGGVPIWVIDPRRTRTSLLGNYVRIKPGTDSLLAAGISWYLINEIGVDEAFISKYTVGFEEYAQHISKYTPELVEKVTGVPKGTVRELAEEYGGLKPSVTYIGVGMQKTKHGAEVVRVISLIPALVGVHRGFFFCNSSRDFDTAYLQGRHLGEDRRVNMLDVPSMLSSGRFKFLYIYNSNPAVTLPRSDLFREGMRRGDLFSVVHDVMWTETAELADVVLPATGMFEQEDFVASWWHPYLAYSPKAWEPLGESRPNWWVVQKLAGKLGMEAPELKEDPIRAFEGAVRGSRMLRVPVEEVMGRGYVRLEYLPKREYQTPSGRIEFYSSTAGGLVILPFQS